In Paenibacillus sp. JQZ6Y-1, a genomic segment contains:
- a CDS encoding sensor histidine kinase has translation MEFHADAIDHVIKNATNVMENSKYQIFEILDTSRRELLSLNTELELVLRETAETIEKVDQLEVGYRSSRIRLTEVSRDFVRYNEEDIKQAYEKATQLQLDLMIYREKEMYLKARRDDLQKRVKNVENSIERAETIGSQMGVVLEYLSGELNQVTRIIESAKNRQLIGLKIILAQEDERKRISREIHDGPAQLLANLVLRTEIVERMIAKQDYSMVRDEIIDLKAQVRSSLEEMRKVIFNLRPMALDDLGLIPTLRKYVQDYEDKTRIRSIFETRGKEYRLSSAMEAAIYRLVQEALTNASKHAEPTYVTVIITFQAQIVKLTVEDNGKGFNLEKVEERTKDHNNFGLIGMRERVELLDGRMEIESAENQGTKIVIHIPTNVEK, from the coding sequence GTGGAGTTCCACGCTGATGCGATAGATCACGTCATTAAGAACGCGACAAACGTAATGGAAAACAGCAAATACCAGATCTTCGAGATTCTGGACACGTCTCGTCGCGAGCTGTTGTCACTTAATACCGAACTGGAATTGGTATTGCGAGAAACGGCAGAGACAATCGAGAAGGTGGATCAGCTCGAAGTCGGTTATCGCAGTTCCCGAATCAGACTAACTGAGGTAAGTCGTGACTTTGTGCGGTATAATGAAGAAGATATCAAGCAAGCCTACGAAAAGGCGACTCAGCTACAGCTTGATCTGATGATATATCGGGAAAAAGAAATGTATTTGAAAGCCCGCCGCGACGATTTGCAAAAACGGGTGAAGAATGTAGAAAACTCCATTGAGCGAGCCGAAACGATTGGCTCGCAGATGGGGGTTGTACTGGAATATCTGTCCGGTGAGCTGAATCAGGTAACACGCATTATTGAATCAGCCAAAAATCGGCAGCTGATCGGCCTCAAAATTATTTTGGCGCAGGAAGATGAGCGTAAGCGTATTTCCCGTGAAATCCATGATGGACCTGCACAATTGCTTGCAAATCTAGTTCTTAGGACCGAAATTGTAGAAAGAATGATTGCAAAGCAGGATTATTCAATGGTCCGAGACGAAATAATAGATTTAAAAGCGCAAGTGCGTTCCAGCTTAGAAGAAATGAGAAAAGTCATCTTTAACTTAAGACCGATGGCCCTTGATGATCTGGGGCTTATTCCAACTCTGCGGAAGTATGTGCAGGATTATGAGGATAAAACTCGAATCCGATCCATTTTTGAAACCAGAGGCAAGGAATACCGGCTTAGTTCCGCCATGGAAGCTGCTATCTATCGCCTGGTTCAGGAGGCGCTAACAAATGCCTCTAAGCATGCCGAGCCTACGTATGTAACAGTCATCATTACATTCCAGGCCCAGATTGTGAAGCTAACCGTTGAAGATAACGGAAAGGGCTTTAATCTGGAAAAAGTAGAAGAGCGCACCAAAGACCATAATAATTTTGGTCTGATTGGTATGCGTGAACGCGTCGAATTGCTTGACGGCAGAATGGAGATCGAATCTGCTGAAAATCAGGGGACAAAAATTGTGATTCATATTCCAACGAATGTGGAAAAGTGA
- a CDS encoding response regulator transcription factor, whose translation MENHDYGSKKIKILLADDHQLFREGLKRILNMEDDLEVIGECGDGIQVLEFCNHTPPEVVLMDINMPIENGVEATEKLRELFPDIKVIILSIHDDESYVFETLRKGASGYLLKDMEAESLVNAIRSVVEGHAYIHPKVTGKLIQQLRRMTYVNETGTLADNNNNGDTGVKFVAGDDNPLTRREAEVLRLMAEGKSNKMIGEYLFISEKTVKNHVSSILQKMEVDDRTQAVINSIKHGWVTL comes from the coding sequence ATGGAAAACCATGATTACGGCTCTAAAAAGATTAAAATACTGCTGGCCGATGATCATCAACTGTTCCGCGAAGGTCTAAAGCGCATCCTTAATATGGAGGATGATCTAGAGGTCATTGGCGAATGTGGAGATGGGATTCAAGTATTGGAGTTCTGTAACCACACTCCACCAGAAGTTGTCTTGATGGACATCAATATGCCAATCGAGAACGGTGTAGAAGCAACTGAGAAATTGCGTGAGCTTTTCCCAGATATTAAGGTTATCATTCTGTCGATCCATGACGATGAGAGCTATGTGTTTGAAACGCTGCGTAAAGGTGCCTCTGGTTACCTGCTGAAGGATATGGAAGCTGAGTCTCTGGTGAATGCCATTCGCTCGGTGGTAGAAGGTCATGCCTATATCCATCCTAAAGTAACAGGTAAGCTGATTCAGCAATTGCGCCGCATGACATATGTGAATGAAACGGGTACATTGGCAGACAACAACAACAATGGCGATACTGGCGTGAAATTTGTAGCTGGTGACGATAATCCATTGACCCGCCGCGAAGCTGAAGTATTGCGTTTGATGGCGGAAGGTAAGAGCAACAAAATGATCGGGGAATACCTGTTTATCAGTGAAAAAACAGTCAAAAACCATGTCAGCAGTATTTTGCAGAAGATGGAAGTGGACGATCGTACACAGGCTGTTATTAACTCCATCAAGCATGGTTGGGTAACACTGTAA